The DNA region GCGTCTATCGGCCGGGCGATCCCGCCGGGACCGAGGCCCAGGTGGCCGCCTTCGTGGAAGGCTGGCTCCGTCGCGAGGGCTTCGCGATCGAGGTGCAGACGGTCGTCCCCGGCCGGCCGAACGTCATCGGCTGGCTCGGCGAGAAGCGTCCGGGCCGCCGCAGCCTGCTGCTCGAGGGCCACACCGACGTGGTGACCGAGGGCGATCCCGCCGAGTGGTTGCACCCGCCCTTCTCGGCCGATCTGGTGGACGGCCGGATCTACGGTCGCGGGACCGCCGACATGAAGAGCGGCCTCGCCGCCGCGATGGTCGCCGCCGCCGCCATCAAGCGCGCCGGTGTCACCCTGCGCGGCAAGCTGGTGGTCGGCGCGCTCGTGGACGAGGAAGACGGCATGATCGGCGTGCGGCATCTCTGTACCACGCCGGTCGGTCGCGAGCTGGACGCCGCGATCATCTGCGAGCCGGAGGACAACGAGCTGTGCCTCGAGCAGCGCGGGGTGGTCTGGGCTCGCTTCCGCGTGCGCGGCAAGATGGCCCACGGGGCGATGCCGGAGGCCGGCGTCAACCCGATCGCCGGCCTCGGCCGGCTGCTGGCCGCCGCGCCCGCCCTCGAGCGGCGCCTCCGCCGCGCCTGCGAGCGCAGCCGGCATCTCCGCCCGCCGACCGTCACCCCGACCATCATCCAGGGGCCGCCCGTGAAGGTCGGCGTGCCGCAGTCCAACGTCATCCCCGCGGTGGCCGAGACCACGTTCGACATCCGACTGACTCCGGGAGTCGGCGCCGACGACATCCGCGCCGAGCTCGAGGGCATCTGCCGCGACGTGGCCGGAGCGCAGCCGGGTCTGAAGGTGGAGTGGGAGCCGGTCAATGCCTTCCGGCTCGCCACCCGCGTGGACCGCTCGGAGGCGCTCGTGCAGGCGATGATCCGGGGGGTGAAGCAGGCCACGAAGCGGGCGCCGCGCTACGGCGGCGTGCCCGGCTCGACGGACGGCACCATCCTCCGGATGGAGCTCGGCATCCCGATCGTCACCTGCGGCCCGGGAGACCGGCTCATTCCGCACCAGGTCGACGAGTTCGTCACGACGGATCAAGTGGTCGAAGCGGCGAAGATTTATGCGGCATCGGCTCTGAACTACCTCGAAGTCGAGTGACCGGCTCCGCCAACCCCCGACTCCGCGCGCTCGAGGCCTTTCCGGTCGAGCACGAAGGGCAGCAGTGCATCGCCCTGCGCGACCCCGCGGGATTCACCGACCAGATCGCGGTGCTCCCGCCGCTCCTGCTCGATCTGGTGTCCCTCTTCGACGGCGAGCATTCGATCGCCCAGATCCAGGACGTCATGCGAGGGCGACACGGTGAGACCCCGAGCGCGGATCAGATCGCGGCAGTCGTGGAGCGCTTCGACCGCGCCGGCTTCCTCGACAGCGAGCGGTTCGCGGCGCGGCGCCTGGCCCTGGAGGACGAGTTCCGGCGCAGCCCGGTGCGGGCGGCCAGTCACGCGGGCGCGGCGTACGCCGGCGAGCCGGCCGAGCTCACCGCGCAGATCGACGCGTTCTTCACCGGCCCCGACGGACCGGACCATCCAGAGTCGACGCCGGCCGCCGCGCGCGTGTCGCGCTCCTCGGGGCTGAGCGCGCTCATCGCGCCGCACATCGACTTCCATCGCGGCGGCTCGACCTACGGATGGGCGTACAAGGAGATCCTCGACCGGTCGGACGCCGATCTCTACGTGATCCTGGGCACCTGCCATGCCGGGATGGCCGATCCCTTCTCGGTGACGCTCAAGCCCTACGACACGCCGCTGGGTGCCGTGCCCGTGGACCGGGAGTTCTACGAGGGGCTCGCCGGGCGGGCGGGTCAGGATCTGCTGGCCTCCGAGCCCGCCCATCGGCGCGAGCACTCCATCGAGTTCCAGACCGTGATGCTCCAGCGCCTCCTGGGCCGGCGGCGGCCCTTCATGATCCTGCCGGTCCTCGCCTCGTATCTGCACGAGGCGATCTGGCGGCGCGGCCGACCGGAGGCCGACGCGCGGGTGCCGCGCTTCGTGGATGCGCTCCGCGACACCATCGCGTCGTCGTCGCGCCGGGTCTGCCTGATCGCGGGTGTGGACCTGGCCCACGTGGGCCCGCGCTTCGGCGACGCCGCGCCCAACACCGCCGACTCGCTCGCCGCGGTCGAGGCGGCCGATCGCCGGATGCTCGAACCGGTGGTGGCCGCGGACGCGGGCGGCTTCTTCGCGTCGGTCGCCGCCGACGGTGACGCGCGTCGCATCTGCGGCCTGTCGCCCATCTACACGCTGCTGCGCCTGCTGCCCGGCTCGTCCGGGCGACTGCTGCGCTACACCCAATGGCCCGATCCCGAGGGCGCGGTGACCTTCTGCGCGGTCAGCTACCCGTGAGCGATCCGTCGACCTGGACCCTGCCGCGGCTCCGGATCGACCGCGACGGCGCCTGGTACCACGACGACGCCGAGGTGACGCATGCGGGGATCCTGGCCAACCTGCGCGAGAACCTGCGCGTCGACGAGCAAGGCCACTACCTGCAAGTCGGGCCGGCGCGCGTGCCGGTGGAGGTCGAGGACACGCCGTTCATCGTCGAGCGCGTCGAGGCCGAGGGCGATGGCTTGACCGCCACCTTGAACGATCTGAGCCGCGAGCCCCTCGCCGTCGAGTCGCTCCGCGTGGACGAGCGCGGGATCCCGCGAGCCCGCGTCAAGGGCGGCCGGTTCGCCGGGCGACTCAGCCGGGCCGCCACCTACCAGATGCTGCAGTTCGTCCAGTCGGGCGAGGGCGGCCCCGCCCTGGTGCTGGGCGGCCGGCGCCACCGCGTGCCCGGCCTCTAGGCGCCCGGCGCGCCGGGCTTCGGGAACGCGGAGAGTCGCCGTAGCCCGTCCTCGTCTCCGGCCTGCACGAGACGATGGAGCGGGCCATGCTCCCGCCACGCCTGGCAGGTGTTCACGTACCAGGGATCCCGATCGCCGGGCCGCTCCGGCGCATCGGAGAACGCGGCGCCCGCGCCCTGGCGCACCGCGGGAGCCAGCGCGTGGATGAGCGCGGTGAAGTGCGCGCAGCCGTGCTGCCGGCCGAACCGCTCGTTGACCTCGCGGGTGAATCCCCGCGCGATCGACAGCCCCACCAGCTGCTGCAGCGGCGGCAGCGCCTCGGGGCAGATCGTGTAGGGATGCGACGCCATCTCGCTCTGCACGGCGGTGATGACCAGGCCCGGCTGCGCCACCCGCAGGCGGAGCCGCATGTCGTGGATCACCGGCGGCGGATCGGAGCCGAACCACGGCCGGACCGTGACCGGCCGCTCGTCGGTCAGGGTGGCGGTGACGTCCAGCTCCGTCGGACCCGCGGGGGCGATCTCCACGCGAATCGTCCGCACGTGCACCGGCTTCGACGGCGGGGCGTCGTCGCTCATCGTTCGGATGCGACCTCCTTGAGGGCTTCGACGATCTCGGCGTGGATGAGACCGTTACTGGCGGTGATGGACGGGGCGGCGAGGTCGAGCGGGGCGCCGCCGACCGCGGTGACGGTGCCGCCCGCCTCCCGGATCACGAGCGCGCCCGCCGCGACATCCCACGGGCCCAGGCGCTGCTCCCAGTAGCCGTCGAGGCGCCCGGCCGCCACCGCGGCGAGCCCGAGCACCGCCGAGCCGATCGAGCGCACGCTGCGGCAGCGATGCATGAGGCCGGCGTGCTCGAGGAGGTTGTCCCGCGGCGCGGCGCGGATGTCGTTCGGATAGCTCGTGCCGAGCAGGCTCTGGCCGAGCGCCGCGGTGGCGGAGACGCGCAGCGGCGCGCCGTTCACGGTGGCGCCGCGCCCGCGCTCGGCCACGAAGATCTCCTCGCGCGATGGATCGTAGATCACCCCGACCTCCAGGGCTGAGTCCCGCTCCAGGGCGATGGACACCCCGTAGATCGGGAACCCGTGCGCGTAGTTGGTGGTGCCGTCGAGCGGGTCCACGATCCATCGGTAGGGCTCGGCGCCGGGCTCGGAGCCGGCGAGGGCGCCGCTCTCCTCGGCGAGGATGGAGTGGCCGGGGAACCGGCGGCGGATCGCGTCGAGAATGATGGCCTCGGCGCCGCGATCCATCTCGGTCACCAGGTTGGTCGGGCTGCCCTTGTAGCTGACGGCGGGGCGCGTGCCGAAGCGGGATCGCAGGAAAGCGCCGGCCTGGCGGGCGGCGTCCACCGCGACGTCACGAAAGGATTCGCTCACGGAGCTCGAGAATACCACGCCCGATGCTTGACAACCCGGCGCGCCTCTCCCAGCATGGCGGCCATGCGCATCGTGGTGATGGGATCGGGCGGGACCGGCGGGTATTTCGGCGCCAAGCTGGCGCGCGCGGGCGAGGACGTGACCTTCGTGGCGCGGGGCGCCCATCTGACCGCCCTGCGGTCGAACGGCCTGCGCATCAAGTCCGCGGTGGAAGGGGAATGGACGGTGCGCGCGCCGGCGGTCGAGCGCCTCGACGGATTGCCGCCCGCCGATCTCGTGCTCTTCTGCGTGAAGTCGTTCGACACCGAGGCGGCGGCGGCGCTGATCCGGCCGGTGGTCGGTCCCGAGAGCGGCGTGCTCTCGATCCAGAACGGGGTGGACAACGAGGAGAAGCTGGGCCGCGCGCTCGGGGCCGGTCACGTGCTGGGCGGCGCGGTGCGCGTCTTCGCCACCATCGAGGCGCCCGGGGTGATCACCCACACCTTCGGCGGCCACCTGACCTTCGGGGAGATGGACGGACGGCTGACCGAGCGCGCGCGCGCCTTCCTCGCCTCCTGTCAGAAGGCGGGGATCCCCGCCGAGCTGGTCACCGATGTCGAGCGCGCGCTCTGGGACAAGTACGTGTTCCTGACCACGCACGCCGGCATGACCGCCCTGACCCGCTGCCCGGCCGGCGTGCTCCGCGCGCTGCCGGAGGTGCGGGAGCTGTACCGGCGCATCGTCACCGAGATCGTGACGATCGGGCGGGCCGCGGGGGCGCCGGTCGACGAGAGCCTGCTCGAGCAGGGCATGAAGTTCCTCGACGGGGTCGCGCCCAACGCGTATTCGTCGCTGCACCACGACCTGACGCAGGGCAAGCGGCTCGAGCTGGACGCGCTGCACGGTCACGCGGTCCGGCTGGCCGAGCGCCATGCGGTCGCCGCGCCCACCGTCTTCGCGGTCTACGCGGCCTTGCGCCCGTATCGCGACGGCGCCCCGCGCCTGCCCGGCTAGGCGGGGCGCGCGGCGGCTGGTGCGCCGCCGCGCCGGGTCTATACTGACCCGGTGTCCGCACTGAGACGTCTCCTGCCGTATCTCGACCGCTACCGGCCCCGCTACCTCGGCGGCGCGGCGTGCATGCTGGTGGCGACGGCCATGGCCCTCGGGATCCCGTGGACCGTGAAGTCGGCGGTGGACGCGCTGGAGCGCGACGGTACCGCGGCGCGGACCGGACCGTACGTGCTGCTGATCCTGGCGCTCGCCGCCGCGCACGGCGTGGCGCGGCTCGTCTCGCGCTTTGCGATCCTCGGGGCCGCCCAGTGGGTGGAGCACGACATCCGTCAAGATCTCTATGCGCGCCTGCTGACCCTGCCGCCCGCGTTCTACCACCTCCACCGAACGGGCGACTTGATGTCGCGCGCGGCCAACGACATCAGCACGCTGCGGGCGCTCTCCGGCTTCGGCTACGTCATGCTCGTCGGCACCGCCTTCGCCTTCGTCGGCACGCTCGCGGCGATGTGGTCGATCGACCCGCGACTCACCCTGTTCGCGGTGGCGCCGTTCCCCGCGCTGGTGGTCGTGGCCAAGCGCTTCAATCACGACGTGGACGTGCGGTCGACCGCGGTGCAGGAGCAGCTGGGCGCGCTGTCGGCGAAGGTGCAGGAGAACCTGACCGGCATGCCGGTCGTGCGCGCCTACACGATGATGGACCGGGAGATCGGCGAGTTCGGGCGGCTCAACCAGGAGTACCAGGTCCGCAACCTGGCCCTGGCCCGGACCCAGTCGATCTCCTGGCCGCTCATGGGCCTGGTCTCGGGGCTCGGCGCGCTGATCGTCCTGTGGCTCGGCGGCAAGGCGGTGATGGACGGGCGGATCACCCTCGGCTCGTTCGTCGCCTTCAACGGCTACCTCGCGCAGCTCGCCTGGCCGACCATCGCGCTGGGCTGGACGCTCGCCAGCATCCAGCGGGGGCTCGCGGCCATGCAGCGCGTGATCGAGATCCTCGACGCCGGGGCGGACCCGCTCATCGCCCCCGGGGACGCGCCGGAACGTCGCGAGGCCCGCCTGGATCAGGGCCCGATCGAGTTCAAGCACCTCTCGTTCGGCTACGATCGACGCGGCGTGGCGCTCCACGACGTCTCGTTCGCGGTGCCGGCCGGCGCGGTGGTGGCGATCGTGGGGCCGACCGGCAGCGGCAAGTCGACCCTGGGCGCGCTCCTGTGCCGGCTCTACGAGCCGCCGCGCGGCACCGTCTTCGTGGGCGGCTGCGACGTGCTCGATCTGCCGGTGGACCGGCTGAGGCGATCCATCGGCTACGTGCCGCAGGAGTCGTTTCTCTTCTCTCGGCCCCTTCGCGAGAACGTGCGTCTGGCCGACGAGAGCGCCGACGACCGGCGCCTCGAGGAGGTCGCGCGCACCGCCGGCCTCACCGACGACCTGGGCGGGCTGCCCGGCGGGTGGGACACCGTCGTGGGCGAGCGCGGGCTGACCCTCTCGGGCGGGCAACGGCAGCGGGTGGCCCTCGCACGCGCGCTGGTGGCCGACCCGCCGTATCTGGTGCTCGACGACGTGCTCGCTTCGGTCGACGCGGCCAAGGAGTGGGAGATCACGCGCGCCCTCCGCTCGGCAGCCGGTGGCCGCACCACGCTGCTGATGACCCACCGGCTGAAAGCCGCGGCGGAGGCCGACGCCATCGTCGTCCTGGACGAGGGGCACGTCGTGGAGCACGGCCGCCACGCCGACCTGCTCGCCGCCGGCGGCCTCTACGCCCGCCTCTGGCGCGTCCAGCAGCTCGAGGATGAGCTGGCCAATGCGTGACACCGAGCTCGACGACGAGATCCTCGGCCGCGCCTACGACGCCCGTCTCATGCGGCGCCTGTGGGCGTTCACCCGGCCGCACGTCCGGCTCGTCCTCGCCACCTGCGCGCTCTTCCCCGCGGTGACCGTGCTCGAGCTGACCCAGCCGTACCTGATCAAGATCGCCATCGACGAGCACATCCTGCGCCGGGACTGGCCCGGGCTCGGCCGGATCGCCGCGCTCTTCCTGCTGCTGCTGATCGCGCTCTATGCGCTGCGGGCCGGCCAGGCCTATCTCACCCAGCTGACCGGGCAGCGGGTCATCGGCGATCTGCGCGCGGCGCTCTTCGCCCACCTCCAGCGGCAGGACGCGAAGTTCTTCGACCGGAACCCGGTCGGGCGGCTCATGACGCGGATCCTCAACGACGGGGAGGCGATCCAGGAGCTGTTCACGAGCGGGCTGGTGGCGCTGCTCGGCGACGTGCTCACCCTGACCGGCGTGGTGGTGATCATGCTCGGCATGGACTGGCGGCTGGCCCTCGTCACCTTCGCGCTGGTGCCGGTGCTGGCGCTGGCCGCCGGATACTTCCGGCTACGCGCCCGCGACAGCTACCGGGTGGTGCGCACGCGGCTGGCCCGCCTGAACGCGTTCCTGCAGGAGTCGCTGCAGGGGATGAGCGTGATCCAGCTCTTCGCCCGCGAGCACCGGGAGCGGCAGACGTTCGGCGACCTGTCCGGGGCGCTGCGGCGGGGGCAGTTCCGCTCGACCTTCTACGACGCCTCGCTGTACGCCACCGTGGAGGCCCTCGGCTCGGCCGCGGTGGCCCTGCTCCTCTGGTACGGCGGCGGGCAGGTGGTGACGGGCGCGCTGACCTTCGGCGCCCTGGTCGCGTTCCTCGAGTACACCGGGCGCTTCTTCCTGCCGATCCGCGATCTCGGGGCGAAGTACGCGGTGATGCAGGCGGCCATGGTCTCCGCGGAGCGGGTGTTCGGCCTGCTCGACCGCCAGCCGACGATCGTGTCGCCGGCGTCCGCCGCGCATCCGGCGGTGATCCCGCCCCGCGCGGCGGACACGCCCGCGGTCGAGCTGCGCGACGTCTGGTTCGCCTACGAGGGCGAGCAGTGGGTGCTCCAGGATTGCTCGTTCACGGTGGCGCGCGGCGAGCGGGTGGCGCTGGTGGGCCCGACCGGGGAGGGCAAGACCACCATCGCGCGGCTCTTGATCCGGGCCTACGACGTGAGCCGCGGCCGGGTGCTGGTGGACGGCGTCGACGTGCGAGAGTGGCATCTGGAGACGCTGCGCCGGCACGTGGGGCTGATCCCCCAGGAGCCCTTCCTCTTCTCGGGCACGGTGGAGGACAATCTGGTGCTCGCGGCCGACGGGGTTCGCGACGAGCCGGCGATCCGGCGCGCCCTCGCCGCGGCCAACGCGGAGCGGTTCGTGACCGCGCTGCCAAATCGCCTCGGCGAAGAGCTGCGCGAGCGCGGCGTCAACCTGTCGCAGGGACAGCGCCAGCTGCTGGCCATCGCCCGGGCCATCATCTATAATCCACGCGTTCTCGCGCTGGACGAAGCGACGTCCAGCATCGATCCCGAGTCGGAGGCGCTGGTGCGGGTCGGCCTCGCGCGGCTGCTGGAAGGCCGGACGAGCGTGGTCATCGCGCATCGCCTCTCGACGATCCAGCGAGCCGACCGCATCCTCGTGCTGCATCGGGGTCGAATCCGGGAGGCGGGCGGCCACGCCGAGCTGCTCGCGCAGGGCGGCCTGTACTCCCGGCTGCACGAGCTACAGTTCGGCCTGGGACGAGCATGAAGGCGTTTCACGCGGCGGTGTACCGGCTGGTGCGTCGGATTCCCCGAGGGCGCGTGGCCACCTACGGGCAGATCGCGGCCCTGCTGGGCTACCCGCGCGCCGCGCGCGCGGTGGGGCAGGCCATGAAGCACGCGCCCGTCGGTCTGCCGTGGCATCGGGTGGTGAACGCGCAGGGCGGCATCAGCCGCCGGGCCAACATCGGCGGGATGCTGACGCAGCGGCTGTTGCTGGAGCAGGACGGCGTGCGGGTCCGGCGCGGACGCGTGCGCCTGCGGGAGCACCGCTGGACGGGCGGAGGCGGCGGCCGCCCGCTGGCCATCGCCGTCCTCGAACGACTCTGACGGAGGGATTCCATGCGCCTCGGACTCAACATCGGCTACTCGCGCTCCTCGCTCGGCATCGACCTGTCCCTCGTGCAGCAGGCGGACCGGCTCGGGTTCCACTCGGTCTGGTCGGCCGAGGCCTACGGCTCGGACGCGGTGTCACCGCTCTGCTGGATCGCGGCCCAGACGAAGCAGATCAAGGTCGGCACCGCGATCATGCAGATCCCCGCGCGCACGCCGACGCTCACCGCGACCACCGCGCTGACCATCGATCAGCTCTCGGGCGGCCGCTTCATCCTGGGGCTGGGGGTCTCGGGCCCTCAGGTCGTGGAGGGCTGGCACGGCGTCGCCTTCGGCAAGCCGCTGGCCAAGACGCGCGAATACGTGGACATCGTGCGCATGGTCTGGAAGCGGGAGCGCCCGGTCGAGCACAAGGGCGAGTACTACCAGATCCCGTACGCGGGGCCCGACGCCACCGGCCTCGGCAAGCCGCTGAAGTCCATCCTCCACGGCCGTTCGGACATTCCGATCTACCTGGCCGCCATCGGCCCGAAGAACGTGGCGCTCGCCGCCGAGATCGCGGACGGCCTGCTGCCGGTGTTCTTCTCTCCCGACCGCATGGCGGTGTTCGCCCCGAGCCTCGAGGCCGGGTTCCGGGCGGCCGGCGGCGGCAAGTCCCTCGCCACCTTCGACATCGCGCCCACCGTGCCGATCGTGCTGGGGCCCGACGTGGCCGCGTGCCGGGCCATCATCAAGCCCCGCCTGGCCCTCTACGTGGGCGGCATGGGCGCGCGCGGCAAGAACTTCTACAACGAGCTGGTGAGTCGCTACGGCTACGAGGGCGACGCCCGGCGCATCCAGGATCTCTACCTGGGCGGCAAGAAGGACGCGGCGGCCGTCGCGGTGCCCGACGCGCTCGTGGACGAGGTCGCGCTCTGCGGCCCGCGGGAGCGTATCGCGGAGCGGCTGCCCCGCTGGAAGACCGCCGGCATCACCACGTTGATCTGCGGCGCGGTGCAGCCGGAGGCGCTCGAGCTGATGGCGGAGCTGGTGCTCTAGCGCCGTGAAGCCCGCGGTCCTGAAGGTGCAGACGGCGATCGCCCGGCACGGCCTCCGGCGCGAGGTCATCGAGCTCGAGGTCCACGCGCGGACGTCGCAGCAGGCCGCGGACGCGCTCGGGGTCACCGTCGGGCAGATCGTGAAGTCGCTCGTCTTCACCGCGGCCGGCCGGCCGCTCCTGGTGGCGGCCTCCGGCGTCAATCGCATCGACGAGCGCCGGCTCGGAGAGCTGGCCGGAGGCCCGATCCGCCGGGCCGATCCGGACACCGTCAAGCGGACGACCGGCTATACCATCGGCGGGGTGCCGCCGATCGGTCTGGAGAGCGAGCTGGCCGTCTACATCGATCGAGACCTGCTCGGCTACGATCTGGTCTACGCGGCGGCCGGGCGGCCGGAGTGCGTCTTTCCGATCGCGCCGGAGGAGCTGGTGCGGGCGACGGGGGGAACGGTCGTGGACATCAAGGAAGTCGGGAGCGATCCCGCAGGAGGCGCGGCATGAGACTCGAGAACAAGGTGGCGCTGATCACGGGAGCGGGCTCGGGCATCGGCCAGGCGACGGCTCAGCTCTTCGCGCGCGAGGGCGCGCGGGTGGCGGTGGTCGACCTGAGGGAGGACGCGGCGAAGACGACCGCGGAGCAGATCGAGCGGAGCGGGGGACAGGCCCTGGCCATCCGCGCCGACGTGTCGAAGTCGAGCGACAACGCGGCGGCCATCCAGCAGACGATGGCCCGGTGGGGGCGGCTCGACGTCTTCTACGCCAACGCGGGCGTGCCGCAGTTCCCGACCCCGGTCGAGAATGTCGACGAGGCGGTGTTCGACCAGATCATGGCGGTCAACGTGAAGGGCGTGTTCCTGGCCGCCAAGCACGTGATGCCGGTCTTCAAGCGCCAGCAGTCGGGCGTCCTGCTCATCACCGGCTCGACCTCCGGGATTCGCCCGCGGCCCGGCGTGCAGTGCTACTCGGCCTCCAAGGGCGCGGTGCACACTCTGGCGAGCAGCCTGGCCATCGAGTTCGCCGCCTTCGGCGCGCGGGTGGTGGCGATCGCCCCGGTGGCCACCGAGACCCCGATGCTCGCCACGTTCATGGGCAAGAAGCAGGTGGACGAGGAGGGCATGACCCGCTATCGCGGGACGGTGCCACTCGGCCGGCTCAACAAGCCGGAGGACCTGGCCCAGGCGGCGCTGTTCCTGGCCTCGGACGAGGCGGCCATGGTCACCGGCAGCGTCTTTCCGGTCGACGGCGGTCGCTGCATTTGATCATCCAGCCGCTGGCCGCCGAGTCGCTCGGCGTCCGATCGGTGGCCACCTACGTCGAGTGCGGTCAGACGCGGGTGCTGATCGACCCGGGCGCGATGCTCGCGCCCAATCGCTTCAACCTCGAGCCGGCGGACGAGGAGTGGGAGGCGCTGCGGCGAGCCAACGACCGGATCTCGGCCTACGCCGCGCGCGCGTCCCTGCTCTTCGTCAGCCACTATCACGAGGAGCACTTCCGCTACGATCCGGGGCTCTACGCCGGGCGCGG from Candidatus Methylomirabilota bacterium includes:
- a CDS encoding glucose 1-dehydrogenase; protein product: MRLENKVALITGAGSGIGQATAQLFAREGARVAVVDLREDAAKTTAEQIERSGGQALAIRADVSKSSDNAAAIQQTMARWGRLDVFYANAGVPQFPTPVENVDEAVFDQIMAVNVKGVFLAAKHVMPVFKRQQSGVLLITGSTSGIRPRPGVQCYSASKGAVHTLASSLAIEFAAFGARVVAIAPVATETPMLATFMGKKQVDEEGMTRYRGTVPLGRLNKPEDLAQAALFLASDEAAMVTGSVFPVDGGRCI